The proteins below come from a single Desulfuromonas acetoxidans DSM 684 genomic window:
- the panB gene encoding 3-methyl-2-oxobutanoate hydroxymethyltransferase, whose product MRKQTTVLDVQNMYAKGDKITVLTAYDYPFARMMDQAGIDMILVGDSVGSVFSGYDTTLPVTMEEMIYHTKAVMRGSQGALVIADMPFLSYQVDVRDACLNAGRLVKDAGAHAVKLEGGENVADTIRAIVNMDIPVVAHIGLTPQSIHRMGGYRVQGRKEEQARQLIADAKAVAEAGAFAVVLEGIPADLAKEITESIDIPTIGIGAGVHCSGQVLVIHDILGLCEKYSPKFVKVYADLAPLIKEAMTSYIDEVRAGTFPGDEHSF is encoded by the coding sequence ATGAGGAAACAAACCACCGTACTCGATGTTCAGAACATGTACGCCAAAGGGGACAAGATCACCGTATTAACGGCCTATGACTACCCCTTCGCCCGGATGATGGATCAGGCCGGAATCGACATGATTCTGGTCGGCGATTCCGTCGGCAGTGTCTTCTCCGGCTATGACACCACCTTGCCGGTCACTATGGAAGAGATGATTTATCACACCAAAGCGGTGATGCGCGGCAGCCAGGGTGCCCTGGTCATTGCCGACATGCCGTTTTTATCGTATCAGGTGGATGTGCGCGACGCCTGTTTGAATGCCGGACGTCTGGTCAAGGATGCCGGAGCCCACGCCGTTAAGCTTGAAGGCGGTGAAAACGTCGCTGACACCATCCGTGCCATCGTTAACATGGACATTCCGGTGGTCGCCCACATCGGCCTGACGCCGCAGTCAATTCACCGCATGGGCGGTTATCGTGTCCAGGGCCGCAAAGAGGAACAGGCCCGGCAACTGATTGCCGATGCCAAAGCCGTGGCTGAAGCCGGTGCCTTTGCCGTGGTGCTCGAAGGGATTCCTGCCGATCTGGCTAAAGAGATTACTGAAAGTATCGATATCCCGACCATCGGCATTGGTGCCGGGGTACATTGCTCCGGTCAGGTGCTGGTGATTCACGATATTCTCGGTTTGTGCGAAAAATACTCGCCCAAGTTTGTCAAAGTTTATGCTGATCTGGCTCCGCTCATCAAAGAAGCCATGACCAGCTACATCGATGAAGTGCGTGCCGGAACATTTCCTGGCGACGAACACAGTTTTTAG
- the panC gene encoding pantoate--beta-alanine ligase yields MEIIHDVQAFQQRMLAERQQGKKISFVPTMGFLHQGHLSLLEEGRGRGDLLVLSIFVNPTQFGPNEDFDSYPRALQRDAELAAKTGVDILFAPEADAMYPQGSATTVQVTGLSEGLCGASRPGHFDGVTTVVNKLFNLVQPHVALFGMKDFQQLAVIRKMVSDLNMPITILGMPIVREPDGLAMSSRNTYLSDDLRRQGLSLIASIRSVCESAVAGQRDAATLIAQARDIISAQPDARIDYIQICHDETLQDLEQVDEHAVILLAVRFSTTRLIDNHYLLQPVRA; encoded by the coding sequence ATGGAAATCATTCACGATGTTCAGGCCTTTCAACAACGGATGTTGGCCGAGCGTCAACAAGGTAAAAAGATCAGCTTCGTTCCCACCATGGGGTTCCTTCACCAGGGCCATTTGTCATTGCTGGAAGAAGGGCGCGGTCGTGGCGACCTGCTGGTGCTGTCGATCTTCGTCAATCCCACCCAGTTTGGCCCGAACGAAGATTTTGACAGCTATCCGCGTGCTTTACAGCGCGATGCCGAGCTGGCCGCCAAAACCGGCGTTGATATTCTGTTTGCCCCGGAAGCCGACGCCATGTATCCGCAAGGCAGTGCCACCACGGTTCAGGTCACCGGACTCAGTGAGGGGTTGTGCGGTGCCAGCCGTCCCGGTCATTTTGATGGCGTGACCACGGTGGTCAATAAGCTGTTCAATCTGGTTCAACCCCACGTTGCCCTGTTCGGGATGAAGGATTTTCAGCAACTGGCTGTGATCCGTAAAATGGTCAGCGACCTCAATATGCCGATCACCATTCTCGGCATGCCAATTGTCCGTGAGCCTGATGGCTTGGCCATGAGTTCACGCAATACTTATCTCAGCGATGATCTGCGACGCCAGGGGCTGTCCTTGATTGCTTCCATCCGCAGTGTCTGTGAGTCGGCTGTCGCCGGGCAACGCGATGCCGCAACACTGATCGCTCAAGCGAGGGATATCATCAGCGCTCAACCTGATGCGCGTATCGATTACATTCAGATCTGTCACGATGAAACTCTGCAGGACCTGGAACAGGTCGATGAGCACGCTGTGATTCTGCTGGCGGTACGCTTTAGTACCACGCGACTGATCGACAACCACTATCTGTTGCAACCGGTGCGTGCCTGA